TGATTTCGGCGAGCAGCGCATTCACCAGAAAAATGGCGCTTAGCACGAGGTATAGCTGCTGCTTTTTATGCGCAAACGAAGTGGTAGCGGTACTGCTCATGGCGCAAAGTAAGGTGCCCGTGAGCAGTTACAAGCTGTGGGGCCGGCCAGCGCAGCAAAACAGTTGACGCAACCGGCACCCGAACGCGCCGGTAGCGCCATGTTTTGCCGGGTGCATCAAGCCAAACCTTGGGGAAGCCAAAACAACCCGCTAAAGCCGCCGCACCTTACCCAGTGGCTACCTAAACCGCTACCGTAAGGCCTTCGAGGGCAAGCTGGGTGTTTTCGAATTCGCGCTTGGCTTCGGTGAGCAGGGGCTGCAAGTCGCGGTAGCGCGACGAAAAGTGCCCGATAAGCAGCTGTTTTACCTCGGCCAGGCGGGCCAGCTGGCCCGCCTGGCGGGCCGTGGAGTGGCCGGTTTGCTGGGCGCGCTCGAGCATTTCGTGCAAAAAAGTGGCCTCGTGATACAGCAAATCGGCACCGCGCACCAACTCGGCCAGGTTTTCCTGGTACACGGTGTCGGCGCAGTAGGCGTAGGTGCGGGGCGGGGGCGGGGCCACGGTTACGTCGGCGTGGCGCAGGAGCACGTGGCCGCCTTCGTCGTGCAGGTCGTGGCCGCGCGTGAGGGCCTGCAGCTGCTCGGGCGTGAGGCCGGCCGGGAGGTTTTCCTTGATGAGGCGGCGGCGGCGCGGCTGCTCCCGGAACAGGTAGCCGCAGCACGGAATGCGGTGGCGCATGGGCAGGGTATACACCTGCACGGCGGCGTCTTCAAAAATAAGCTGGTGGCGCTCGGTATCCACGGGCGTAAACTCCACGTCGTAGGCCAGGGGCGTGCCGGAGCAGCGCAGCTGCGTGGTAATTATCTCATCGAGCCCGGCCGGGCCGTAGATGTACAGCGGTTCGTGGCGGCCTTGCAGGTGCAGGGTGCCCAGGAGCCCAAACAAGCCAAAAAAATGGTCGCCGTGCAGGTGCGAAATAAAGATGCGGTTGATGCGCCCAAAGCGCATGCGCTGCTCGATGAGGCGCTCCTGGGTAGCCTCGCCGCAATCAATCAGGTAGGGCTCGCGGCCTACCGTAAGCACTTGTGCCGTGTGGTGGCGCCCCAGCATGGGAGTGGCCGAGGCGCTGCCGAGAATGGTTAGCTCGAACTCCAAATTAGCTGTCCGTTGCGAGTTGTGAGTTGTCGGAAGCGGCGC
The sequence above is drawn from the Hymenobacter sp. YIM 151858-1 genome and encodes:
- a CDS encoding ribonuclease Z, with product MEFELTILGSASATPMLGRHHTAQVLTVGREPYLIDCGEATQERLIEQRMRFGRINRIFISHLHGDHFFGLFGLLGTLHLQGRHEPLYIYGPAGLDEIITTQLRCSGTPLAYDVEFTPVDTERHQLIFEDAAVQVYTLPMRHRIPCCGYLFREQPRRRRLIKENLPAGLTPEQLQALTRGHDLHDEGGHVLLRHADVTVAPPPPRTYAYCADTVYQENLAELVRGADLLYHEATFLHEMLERAQQTGHSTARQAGQLARLAEVKQLLIGHFSSRYRDLQPLLTEAKREFENTQLALEGLTVAV